The DNA segment TTCTAAGCGAAGAAGAGCTGACTTTCTCCTCTTCATCAGGGGTGTGGCTGTCATCGGCAACCAGATCAATCACCACCTGTCCCAGTTTGTTCATCCCTCGTTTCTCACGCTCTGTATTGATTATAGCACCACCCTTCTGGGTCTCATCACTCAAAACAATGCACTGAAAGTCAGGTTCAGTAATGGTTGGTCCATAGACATCATATATGGTCACAGCATCTGGCACAATTGTAGGTTTAATATCCTTTATGAATTCTTCGACTGCTGCTGTTCGAACAGCCAGAGGTTCCATAAGCTCTCCAACAACTTTCTTGTCATTCATCTTACCATCCGAGATGCCGATTGTTAACTTATTGTTTGCAATCATGCATCCTTCACTCAACAGAATCTTGTGACCAACATGCAGTCTGTCAAATGTTCCACCCAATACAACATTCTTATATGTTGTAAGAACAGGATCATCATCTGAGGTACCAGAACTGGAAGTAGGACTAGTTTGTTGGTCAAGTATATGGCAGTCGACATCTGCTTCTGTCAAAAATAATGACTTGACTTGTTCCAACAGAAATCCTCTGTCCTTAAATAATTCAGTTGATGTTGGACTGTTGTCAAGGATTACCAAACTGTATCCCTTGtgtaaagcacatgttgctAGCTTCAGGTCCTGGTTAGTGATATGACTCAACAAGACCCGAATGTCTAACTGGCGGCAGACAGTGGCACCAACAGAATAGATGTCCCTTACAACTCTCCTTACCTCCGAGGTAACAGGGACTGGAGCAATAAGGAACTTGGTGCTGGAGTTGGTTGTTTTGATTGGCTGGAGATGAACATAGAGTGTATCTGACACTAGTTGGGACACACGCTGGAGCAGAGATGGGATCTGACCTCGCAGGACTGTGAGAGGCTGTGTCAGGATAAGCAGACCACTTGCAACCATGCTTGGGTCTGGAAAAGAAAGGTATACGTCTTACAAACATTGACTGACGTTTGGTGGGGTGAATTGTGGCTTACCATAACATCAAAAATACCATCCAGTTATTCTCCCAGTAGCTAGTGTGGATGACATCTGTCCATGAGTGCATAGCAAGAACCTGGCAATGCCAAAGGTTAACCTTTTAACATGTGCCCTTATAGTAAAGGCTCAACAACCATTTCACTATATATTTTGATGACTAAAGTGATTATTTTGATAAGCATATATGAGACAtaatattttacttattttctgaaaataaaatcttcagTCCACATCGAATAAGTGTACAGCAATTGGCACTGCACAGAGAATGGGGAAGGGGGTTCATTTTCAGAGCCTCTCAGAAATATGTAACTCTGAATGAAACATTTCTCCACTCAAAGGcacatttccatagaaacataCCTCCTTTAGCAACCCGACTGATACAGTGCAAAATTCAAATCCGGATTTAAAcatgagaaatatattttcaaaatgtatgttcTGAAGGCTCTCTGCACCCATACTTTATTTTGCTGTGAGTCTTTGTAACAGACGTCTTTGTACTAAACTTCAGGGATTCACAGGACATGAATTCCCACATCCAATACATATAATCATTCATAATGGATGCAACAAACTTAATTGGCACATCCACAGTGGCGCAGAAAAAGTCTAAATACTTTGTGTAAAAATTACAATCCacaataagttatcactgagtttGCTACAAGTTgggttatggtatcatttgcaattgaAGTatggtaataataataactgtATTAATGATAATATTCTTGTGTCTTGTAGACCCATTTTGTTGTCCAGGACTCCTGAAAATTAAGAGTATGAGCCCAAGGGACCATATAACTATATATACTCCACcatataactagacgacttcgcactatacCAAGATGTGCTCGACGTCTCGATGTAGTCCTTGGTCGGAATAcatgtttattcatatgaactaaaGGGGCCCTAAAATACAGGACTCGAGGTAAATCCCTGGACTAAACCCTGAACCGTTTTCGTGATATGTCATGGACTGTACTTGAATGCTGCTTCGCTTTGCGCCGAAAGACAGCTTTGACAAGGCAAGGATGTCTTACTCCATCTGTGTATTGGTTTGAACCCCGGCCTTTATTGGGGCTTGCTCTCGGCAATATTGTATTCCCGTTTCAGTTAACCGTCTGAAGTTTTCTAGGAATTTGAAATGTATGTCATCTAGTGAGACACTGTTAATATCTTTACCAATTAGTTTTGGGAGTATCCCAAAGGAGATAGACTAAGAAATAACGTACACCGTCTTAACTGATCCCCAAGAATCTTTTTCGGCAAGTATCAACAAGACGATACAAAGGTCACATGATTGAGCGGAAATAGTTCTTAAAATCCggaatatttttgtttgtgtttatagcTTACATTTTTTTGTGGATCCGTTCACAGGGACTTATAACACTAAAAACTGTCATCAATGTATGTACTGtggtaagagttcctcccgttcccccatctcaaataatatttattcctTGATATATCCTTGAATTATAAACACAAccttaaaatataaataaaacctAACACCAAAATAAGTAAAAGGCCGAAAATTGTATTGCTAATACAATGTATAATGAGTTTAAGGATGAATATTGGGAaacggaaggaactctttcctgtactgtcagtgacagtatatACTTGTTTGACAGTTTTTAGCGTTACAGGCCTCAGTGGCTCCGCACTTGTTGAAGAAATTATTCTTATTCGTCACCCTATTTACAATGGCAGTGAGTGTATGGATGTAGATGATCATACGGGTATCTTGTGATACAGAAAGGTGCAGGATACAGCTATCTATTAAcaaatgtttcgttttaatCCATTGAAATATACATGGATGAATCCGGTTATAATTTAACTGGTGCCAGGAGCGAGTTGCGCAATCCCCTTCCAATTGAATGTGACTGGGCTCTGTTCAAGCGCACATGTTTAGCTACGCTCTGTAACAGCGCATGTTGCGCCGCTCTGGGTTATTGTACAAAGCAACATCGTAGGTAGCGCTGTCCGGAGTGTAACGATCAATGAAATAGTACTATTGTTTAGTTTGTGCCTACATTTATCCTATCTTGAGAAATCGAGCTCAGTGCCTTTCTTCAGAAATATGTattctgaaaatattgttttcattatgtCAACATCTAATGTATGAGTTAAATAATAAAATTCTTCACCCTTGTGGcatgtcaggatggccgagcggtctaaggcgctgcgttcaggtcgcagtctgGTTCTccaggcgtgggttcgaatcccacttctgacacaaAATTTTTCTTTTCGTTTTATACGTATGATAACCTCAAACATTCAAGCCCTCTTTTCTtctttacactccaccactgagtctcagtagtggagtgtaacgaaacgTACCGAGGATAAGTTTATTTAGACTGGCTCTCTTTTCAAAATACTATCGGAATTTAGAAACGTTTCCGACAaagtgaaatatacatgtaattaaaATCGTAATTAAGTGAggtttacatattttgacggcACATCCATGATTTGAGAAACGGTGCTCGAACAATATTTCACCATCTGCCGTCCCCGGGTTGCCAGTGTGATGACCTGACACCTTAATTACGTGAAGTAGGTGGTGTATCCATACTGGCACTGCCTCACACTGTGTATCTGGCGAGTCGACCCTAACATCACTTCGACAACCGTTCATTTCATTAAGAAATACTGCgggttttgaaaacatttcaccCGATCTCGGAACATTTAAAATGGGAATAGTCGGGAATTTATAATGTAACATAACGTTTGTAACTGTGCAGTTGCTTGTGGGTTTATATTTGcgtatcccagctatatggcagcggtttggaaatattcgagtctagaccagataatccaatgatcagcagcatgaacatcgatcttcgcaattgggataggatgacatgtgtaacACAAGTCA comes from the Haliotis asinina isolate JCU_RB_2024 chromosome 12, JCU_Hal_asi_v2, whole genome shotgun sequence genome and includes:
- the LOC137258777 gene encoding bifunctional coenzyme A synthase-like, with translation MVASGLLILTQPLTVLRGQIPSLLQRVSQLVSDTLYVHLQPIKTTNSSTKFLIAPVPVTSEVRRVVRDIYSVGATVCRQLDIRVLLSHITNQDLKLATCALHKGYSLVILDNSPTSTELFKDRGFLLEQVKSLFLTEADVDCHILDQQTSPTSSSGTSDDDPVLTTYKNVVLGGTFDRLHVGHKILLSEGCMIANNKLTIGISDGKMNDKKVVGELMEPLAVRTAAVEEFIKDIKPTIVPDAVTIYDVYGPTITEPDFQCIVLSDETQKGGAIINTEREKRGMNKLGQVVIDLVADDSHTPDEEEKVSSSSLRKRLLGTLLKPVVNSNLPKSPYRIGLTGGTASGKSSICRRLEGLGAGVVDCDKLGHEAYKPGTPAYDKIKQTFGDGIVGSDGEINRKKLGGIVFSDRSKLDELNKIVWPEIMKLAEAEISEFEKSGKEVVILDAAVLLEAGWDSRVHEVWSTFVPRIEATKRLMERNSLSEEEAVKRLDAQLTNQERLAHANVTLCTLWEYDQTQKQCEKAWKLLQERINKGAKL